One part of the Micrococcus sp. 2A genome encodes these proteins:
- a CDS encoding aldehyde dehydrogenase family protein codes for MSNGTPEQPRPRHASEEPDTTRTDAASPHDGNVTDTADTADDAAATGTPALLTTAGALPEGLAADVGWDLGEDEPEEETAEPLREPLPTEALPIMPAGTRPEEPHAAVGRLRAAARLRAAHPRTVRLHQLRGLKRMLTEQQERFVNALGEDLGKAPTEALMTEVISVRSEVDHAILHLSEWMEPRPAKLPLTLQPASAEVRPRPKGLVLIIGAWNYPVQLTLAPLVGALAAGNAVVISPSEKAPATARALQELLPQYLDSALISVVAGGRDCNTALLAEPWDHILYTGGERVGRIVYEAAAKTLSPVTLELGGKSPAVVTPARNTGAMARRLAWAKFTNAGQTCVAPDYILAVGEEAHAQVVAELPKAIREFYGAEPRESKDYGRLISAEHAQRLADMVEKDVAAGAEVLVGGEVDPAARYMAPTVVTGVQPDGALMQEELFGPVLPVLKVGAFQDALDFIADRPHPLAAYLFTDRPRLHRAFDEQVQAGGLGYDVALLHAGITTLPFGGIGSSGMGAYHGQAGFETFSHLRPSITKSDQVDTLKTAYPPYGWMKRKMIPKML; via the coding sequence ATGAGCAACGGCACCCCCGAGCAGCCCCGTCCCCGCCACGCGAGCGAGGAGCCGGACACGACCCGCACCGACGCCGCCTCCCCCCACGACGGCAACGTCACGGACACCGCGGACACCGCGGACGACGCAGCGGCGACCGGCACCCCGGCCCTCCTGACGACGGCCGGGGCCCTCCCGGAGGGCCTGGCCGCGGACGTCGGCTGGGACCTCGGCGAGGACGAGCCCGAGGAGGAGACCGCCGAGCCCCTGCGCGAGCCGCTGCCCACCGAGGCCCTGCCGATCATGCCTGCCGGCACCCGACCCGAGGAGCCGCACGCCGCCGTCGGGAGGCTGCGCGCCGCCGCCCGCCTGCGCGCCGCCCACCCCCGCACCGTGCGCCTGCACCAGCTGCGCGGGCTGAAGCGGATGCTCACGGAGCAGCAGGAGCGGTTCGTGAACGCCCTGGGCGAGGACCTCGGCAAGGCGCCCACGGAGGCGCTGATGACCGAGGTGATCTCGGTGCGCTCGGAGGTGGACCACGCGATCCTGCACCTGAGCGAGTGGATGGAGCCGCGGCCCGCAAAGCTGCCGCTGACCCTGCAGCCCGCGAGCGCCGAGGTGCGGCCACGGCCCAAGGGGCTCGTGCTGATCATCGGCGCGTGGAACTACCCCGTGCAGCTCACGCTCGCCCCGCTGGTGGGCGCGCTGGCGGCGGGCAACGCCGTGGTCATCAGCCCCTCGGAGAAGGCGCCCGCCACGGCCCGTGCCCTGCAGGAGCTGCTGCCTCAGTACCTGGACTCCGCGCTGATCTCCGTGGTGGCCGGCGGCAGGGACTGCAACACCGCGCTGCTCGCGGAGCCGTGGGACCACATCCTCTACACGGGCGGCGAGCGCGTGGGGCGGATCGTGTACGAGGCCGCGGCCAAGACGCTCTCCCCCGTCACGCTGGAGCTGGGCGGGAAGTCCCCGGCGGTGGTGACGCCCGCGCGCAACACGGGGGCGATGGCCCGCCGCCTCGCGTGGGCCAAGTTCACCAACGCGGGCCAGACGTGCGTGGCCCCGGACTACATCCTCGCCGTGGGCGAGGAGGCCCACGCGCAGGTGGTGGCCGAGCTGCCGAAGGCGATCCGCGAGTTCTACGGCGCGGAGCCGCGCGAGTCCAAGGACTACGGCCGCCTCATCTCCGCCGAGCACGCCCAGCGCCTCGCGGACATGGTGGAGAAGGACGTGGCTGCCGGCGCCGAGGTGCTCGTGGGCGGCGAGGTCGACCCGGCCGCGCGCTACATGGCGCCCACCGTGGTCACGGGCGTGCAGCCGGACGGCGCGCTCATGCAGGAGGAGCTGTTCGGCCCCGTCCTGCCCGTGCTGAAGGTGGGGGCGTTCCAGGACGCGCTGGACTTCATCGCCGACCGCCCGCACCCCCTCGCGGCGTACCTCTTCACGGACCGCCCGCGCCTGCACCGCGCGTTCGACGAGCAGGTCCAGGCCGGCGGCCTCGGCTACGACGTCGCCCTGCTGCACGCCGGCATCACCACGCTGCCCTTCGGCGGCATCGGATCCTCCGGGATGGGCGCGTATCACGGGCAGGCGGGCTTCGAGACGTTCTCCCACCTGCGCCCGTCCATCACGAAGTCGGACCAGGTGGACACGCTCAAGACCGCGTACCCGCCGTACGGCTGGATGAAGCGCAAGATGATCCCGAAGATGCTCTGA
- the pgm gene encoding phosphoglucomutase (alpha-D-glucose-1,6-bisphosphate-dependent) codes for MTENAAPVPASQRPGTPALPEDLIDVEALLEAYRTGHPDPSDPAQKVVFGTSGHRGSAFKTSFNDDHIAAITQAVVEYRAEKGITGAVLVGRDTHALSEPAQDTAVQVLLGNDVEVLVDARGGYTPTPAVSHAILHLNEGRDLTPAGFSADGDNTGLVDGLVITPSHNPPADGGFKYNPPHGGPADTEATSWIANRANELLAAGLDGVRRVGADEVAGHPKLGEFDFLDRYVTDLPEVIDLEAIREAGVRIGADPMGGASVAYWGEIGKRHRLDLTVVNPEVDPRFGFMTLDWDGKVRMDCSSPHAMASLIERMTPDADGVAPFDVATGNDADADRHGIVTPDGGLMNPNHFLAVAIDYLYRSRKGWPQDAGVGKTLVSSSMIDRVARDLGRDLVEVPVGFKWFVPGLLTGTGVFGGEESAGASFVTFDGDAWSTDKDGLLLCLLAAEIIAVTGQSPSERYRDLVALHGAPAYARIDAPATAEQKARLKELTADDITAETVGGEQILHALTTAPGNGAAIGGLKVVTQNAWFAARPSGTEDVYKIYAESFLGEEHLAQVQQDAQRLVDGVIG; via the coding sequence ATGACCGAGAACGCCGCTCCCGTCCCCGCCTCCCAGCGCCCTGGCACCCCCGCACTGCCGGAGGACCTGATCGACGTCGAGGCCCTCCTCGAGGCCTACCGCACGGGCCACCCGGACCCGTCCGACCCGGCGCAGAAGGTCGTCTTCGGCACCTCCGGCCACCGCGGCTCCGCGTTCAAGACCTCCTTCAACGACGACCACATCGCGGCGATCACGCAGGCCGTGGTCGAGTACCGCGCAGAGAAGGGCATCACGGGCGCCGTCCTCGTCGGCCGTGACACCCACGCCCTCTCCGAGCCCGCGCAGGACACCGCGGTGCAGGTGCTGCTCGGCAACGACGTCGAGGTGCTCGTGGACGCGCGCGGCGGCTACACGCCGACCCCGGCCGTCTCCCACGCGATCCTGCACCTCAACGAGGGCCGCGACCTCACGCCGGCGGGCTTCTCCGCCGACGGGGACAACACCGGTCTCGTGGACGGGCTGGTCATCACGCCCTCCCACAACCCGCCCGCCGACGGCGGCTTCAAGTACAACCCTCCGCACGGCGGCCCCGCGGACACCGAGGCCACGTCCTGGATCGCGAACCGCGCGAACGAGCTGCTCGCCGCGGGCCTCGACGGCGTGCGCCGCGTGGGTGCGGACGAGGTCGCCGGCCATCCGAAGCTGGGCGAGTTCGACTTCCTGGACCGCTACGTCACGGACCTGCCCGAGGTGATCGACCTCGAGGCGATCCGCGAGGCCGGCGTGCGGATCGGCGCGGACCCCATGGGCGGCGCGTCGGTGGCGTACTGGGGCGAGATCGGCAAGCGGCACAGGCTGGACCTGACCGTGGTGAACCCGGAGGTGGACCCGCGGTTCGGCTTCATGACGCTGGACTGGGACGGCAAGGTCCGCATGGACTGCTCCTCCCCCCACGCGATGGCCTCGCTCATCGAGCGCATGACCCCGGACGCGGACGGGGTGGCCCCCTTCGACGTCGCCACCGGCAACGACGCCGACGCGGACCGTCACGGCATCGTCACCCCCGACGGCGGGCTGATGAACCCCAACCACTTCCTCGCGGTGGCCATCGACTACCTCTACCGCAGCCGGAAGGGGTGGCCGCAGGACGCCGGCGTCGGGAAGACCCTCGTCTCCTCGTCGATGATCGACCGCGTGGCGCGCGACCTCGGGCGCGACCTCGTGGAGGTGCCGGTGGGCTTCAAGTGGTTCGTGCCCGGCCTGCTGACCGGCACGGGCGTGTTCGGCGGCGAGGAGTCCGCGGGCGCGTCCTTCGTGACCTTCGACGGCGACGCCTGGTCCACGGACAAGGACGGCCTCCTGCTGTGCCTGCTGGCCGCGGAGATCATCGCGGTCACGGGCCAGTCCCCGTCCGAGCGCTACCGGGACCTCGTGGCCCTGCACGGCGCCCCGGCCTACGCGCGCATCGACGCCCCGGCCACCGCCGAGCAGAAGGCCCGCCTCAAGGAGCTCACCGCGGACGACATCACCGCCGAGACCGTGGGCGGCGAGCAGATCCTCCACGCCCTCACGACCGCCCCGGGCAACGGGGCGGCGATCGGCGGGCTCAAGGTGGTCACGCAGAACGCGTGGTTCGCCGCGCGCCCCTCCGGCACCGAGGACGTCTACAAGATCTACGCGGAGTCCTTCCTGGGCGAGGAGCACCTGGCGCAGGTGCAGCAGGACGCGCAGCGGCTGGTGGACGGCGTCATCGGCTGA
- the katG gene encoding catalase/peroxidase HPI has product MSAEEKNLPHGEESTTVGEMNDTVAVGQPTAPRHDADGPDTATDAAATNPQSDAAEGKCPVAHGAPLAHPTSGDANQQWWPNRLNLKILAKDQPVQRPEDGGFDYPAAFEKLDLAEVKATIAEVLTTSKDWWPADFGNYGPFMIRMAWHSAGTYRVTDGRGGAGEGQQRFAPLNSWPDNASLDKARRLLWPVKKKYGQSLSWADLIVLAGTVAHEIMGMPTFGFSGGRIDAYEPADDVYWGPETEWTNGGAERYKGERDLDNPLAAVEMGLIYVNPEGPEGEPDPLKSAKDIHETFSRMGMSAEETVALIGGGHTFGKTHGAGPVEGNIGAEPEAADIEQMGLGWKNAYGEGKGRDTITSGLEVTWTYHPTRWDNEFFHILYAYEWELMESPAGAKQWRPVNGGGSDMVPESDFRGRREPRMLTSDLALRFDPVFGEISQRFKDDFAAFQDAYARAWFKLTHRDMGPIARHYGPEVPAEELVWMDPVTAPETVPGHAEVQAVKDAVASSGLSVTELVKTAWAAASSFRSSDKRGGANGGRIRLEPQRSWAVNEPAVIGPVIAKLEQIAEQTGVTFADTLVIAGNWAVEKAAADGGVEVSVPFTPGRGDATQEQTDVESFRHMEPKVDGFRNWDPRPSKQFPSEFALVDRANLIGLSAPEMTVLVAGLRVLGAVPAGSKDGVWTENVGVLSQDFLTAITDIDTQWEKVAEGRYRGVTAEGKELFGTRDDLVFGSNSELRTLSEVYAADDAKEKFVRDFVAAWATVMDADRFDARRAAKESTNQG; this is encoded by the coding sequence ATGAGCGCTGAAGAGAAGAACCTCCCGCACGGCGAGGAGAGCACCACCGTCGGCGAGATGAACGACACGGTCGCCGTCGGCCAGCCCACCGCGCCCCGCCACGACGCCGACGGCCCGGACACGGCCACCGACGCCGCGGCCACGAACCCGCAGTCGGACGCCGCCGAGGGGAAGTGCCCCGTCGCGCACGGCGCCCCGCTGGCGCACCCGACCTCCGGCGACGCCAACCAGCAGTGGTGGCCGAACCGCCTGAACCTGAAGATCCTCGCGAAGGACCAGCCGGTCCAGCGCCCCGAGGACGGCGGCTTCGACTACCCGGCCGCGTTCGAGAAGCTCGACCTCGCCGAGGTGAAGGCGACCATCGCCGAGGTGCTCACCACCTCCAAGGACTGGTGGCCTGCCGACTTCGGCAACTACGGCCCGTTCATGATCCGCATGGCCTGGCACTCCGCGGGCACCTACCGCGTGACCGACGGCCGCGGCGGCGCCGGCGAGGGCCAGCAGCGCTTCGCGCCCCTGAACTCCTGGCCGGACAACGCCTCCCTGGACAAGGCCCGCCGCCTGCTGTGGCCGGTCAAGAAGAAGTACGGCCAGTCCCTCTCCTGGGCCGACCTCATCGTCCTGGCCGGCACCGTGGCCCACGAGATCATGGGCATGCCGACCTTCGGCTTCTCCGGCGGCCGCATCGACGCCTATGAGCCCGCGGACGACGTCTACTGGGGCCCCGAGACCGAGTGGACCAACGGCGGCGCCGAGCGCTACAAGGGCGAGCGCGACCTCGACAACCCGCTCGCGGCCGTCGAGATGGGCCTGATCTACGTGAACCCGGAGGGCCCCGAGGGCGAGCCTGACCCGCTGAAGTCCGCCAAGGACATCCACGAGACGTTCTCCCGCATGGGCATGAGCGCCGAGGAGACCGTCGCGCTGATCGGCGGCGGCCACACCTTCGGCAAGACCCACGGCGCCGGCCCCGTGGAGGGCAACATCGGCGCCGAGCCCGAGGCCGCGGACATCGAGCAGATGGGCCTGGGCTGGAAGAACGCCTACGGCGAGGGCAAGGGCCGCGACACCATCACGTCCGGCCTCGAGGTCACCTGGACCTACCACCCCACCCGCTGGGACAACGAGTTCTTCCACATCCTCTACGCGTACGAGTGGGAGCTCATGGAGTCCCCGGCCGGCGCGAAGCAGTGGCGCCCCGTCAACGGCGGCGGCTCGGACATGGTCCCCGAGTCCGACTTCCGGGGCCGCCGCGAGCCCCGCATGCTGACCTCGGACCTGGCCCTGCGCTTCGATCCCGTGTTCGGCGAGATCTCCCAGCGCTTCAAGGACGACTTCGCCGCGTTCCAGGACGCCTACGCCCGCGCGTGGTTCAAGCTGACCCACCGCGACATGGGCCCGATCGCCCGCCACTACGGCCCCGAGGTGCCCGCCGAGGAGCTCGTGTGGATGGACCCGGTCACCGCCCCGGAGACGGTCCCCGGCCACGCCGAGGTCCAGGCCGTCAAGGACGCGGTCGCCTCCTCCGGCCTGTCCGTGACCGAGCTCGTGAAGACCGCGTGGGCCGCGGCCTCCTCCTTCCGCTCCTCGGACAAGCGCGGCGGTGCCAACGGCGGCCGCATCCGCCTCGAGCCGCAGCGCTCGTGGGCGGTCAACGAGCCGGCCGTCATCGGCCCGGTCATCGCGAAGTTGGAGCAGATCGCCGAGCAGACCGGCGTCACGTTCGCCGACACCCTCGTGATCGCCGGCAACTGGGCCGTGGAGAAGGCCGCGGCCGACGGCGGCGTGGAGGTCTCCGTGCCCTTCACCCCGGGCCGCGGCGATGCCACCCAGGAGCAGACGGACGTGGAGTCCTTCCGCCACATGGAGCCCAAGGTGGACGGCTTCCGCAACTGGGATCCGCGCCCGTCCAAGCAGTTCCCGTCCGAGTTCGCGCTCGTGGACCGCGCCAACCTGATCGGCCTCTCCGCCCCGGAGATGACGGTGCTCGTGGCCGGCCTGCGCGTGCTGGGCGCCGTGCCCGCGGGCTCGAAGGACGGCGTGTGGACGGAGAACGTGGGCGTCCTGTCCCAGGACTTCCTCACCGCGATCACGGACATCGACACGCAGTGGGAGAAGGTGGCCGAGGGCCGCTACCGCGGCGTGACCGCCGAGGGCAAGGAGCTCTTCGGCACCCGTGACGACCTCGTGTTCGGCTCCAACTCGGAGCTGCGCACCCTGTCCGAGGTGTACGCCGCCGACGACGCCAAGGAGAAGTTCGTGCGCGACTTCGTGGCCGCGTGGGCCACGGTCATGGACGCGGACCGCTTCGACGCGCGCCGCGCCGCCAAGGAGTCCACGAACCAGGGCTGA
- a CDS encoding Fur family transcriptional regulator, translating into MRPSSTAPLPEHALLRDAGLRVTRPRLAVLSALRAHPHADAAAVLTAAREALPSVSHQAVYDCLHALTEAGLVRSIQPAGSAARYEIRRHDNHHHLVCRGCGAVVDVPCHTGSAPCLQAQSDHGFLIDEAEVYYWGLCPACRDGQDEAAPPSSSAAAP; encoded by the coding sequence ATGCGCCCGTCGTCGACAGCCCCGCTCCCCGAGCACGCGCTCCTGCGCGACGCCGGGCTGCGTGTGACGCGCCCACGGCTCGCGGTGCTGAGCGCCCTGCGCGCCCACCCGCACGCGGACGCGGCCGCCGTCCTGACCGCGGCGCGGGAGGCCCTGCCCTCCGTCTCGCACCAGGCGGTCTACGACTGCCTCCACGCGCTCACCGAGGCCGGGCTCGTCCGCTCGATCCAGCCCGCCGGCTCCGCCGCGCGCTACGAGATCCGCCGCCATGACAACCACCACCACCTCGTGTGCCGCGGGTGCGGCGCCGTGGTCGACGTGCCGTGCCACACCGGGTCCGCCCCGTGCCTGCAGGCGCAGTCGGACCACGGGTTCCTCATCGACGAGGCCGAGGTCTACTACTGGGGCCTGTGCCCCGCGTGCCGCGACGGACAGGACGAGGCGGCCCCGCCGTCGTCGTCCGCCGCGGCCCCCTGA
- a CDS encoding acyl-CoA dehydrogenase family protein, with protein sequence MSAPEPVRLPLVSGERPSTRGARGPLPTGARVLPRDDAAFLSTAAACGGDVAPMVALLREGAADGDAPLDLPLTGEGATREQWELLASVAAQDLSAARVLEPHLDALSILSQAGVPAPEGLLGVYASESGGQTPTVRRTDDGWRLDGEKPWCSLADECSHAVVTAKDGDGVRHALLVDLGDPGVTAADAAWPALGLAPITTVGLRFADVPGEPVGEDEWYLTRPGFAWGGIGVAAVWFGGAVGIARTLRDSLRRRAAGAGPGPDQVGEAALGRVDRLLHAMGTLLARAAADVDAGRLDHGDGMLEADRIRGTVTQLCTEVLDVVGQATGPGPLTGNARHARAVADLQVYLRQHHGHRDDARLGRALLERGDARDAAPVPTTDGAWAW encoded by the coding sequence ATGAGCGCACCCGAGCCCGTCCGGCTCCCCCTGGTCTCCGGGGAGCGGCCGTCGACACGGGGAGCGCGGGGGCCGCTCCCCACGGGCGCCCGCGTGCTTCCCCGCGACGACGCCGCCTTCCTCTCCACTGCGGCGGCCTGCGGGGGCGACGTCGCCCCGATGGTGGCGCTGCTGAGGGAGGGCGCGGCCGACGGCGACGCCCCTCTCGACCTCCCGCTGACCGGCGAGGGTGCCACCCGCGAGCAGTGGGAGCTGCTCGCCTCCGTGGCCGCGCAGGACCTCTCCGCCGCCCGGGTGCTCGAGCCCCACCTGGACGCGCTCTCGATCCTGTCCCAGGCCGGCGTCCCCGCCCCGGAGGGCCTGCTCGGCGTCTACGCGTCCGAGTCGGGCGGGCAGACCCCGACGGTGCGCCGCACCGACGACGGCTGGCGCCTCGACGGCGAGAAGCCCTGGTGCTCTCTCGCAGACGAGTGCTCCCACGCGGTCGTCACCGCCAAGGACGGCGACGGCGTGCGCCACGCCCTCCTCGTGGACCTCGGCGATCCCGGTGTGACGGCGGCCGACGCCGCGTGGCCCGCCCTCGGCCTGGCCCCCATCACCACCGTCGGCCTGCGCTTCGCGGACGTCCCCGGTGAGCCCGTCGGCGAGGACGAGTGGTACCTGACCCGCCCGGGCTTCGCGTGGGGCGGCATCGGAGTGGCCGCGGTGTGGTTCGGCGGGGCCGTCGGCATCGCGCGCACCCTGCGGGACTCCCTGCGAAGGCGGGCGGCGGGCGCGGGCCCCGGCCCGGACCAGGTCGGCGAGGCCGCGCTCGGCCGGGTCGACCGCCTCCTGCACGCGATGGGCACCCTCCTCGCGCGCGCGGCCGCCGACGTGGACGCGGGGCGCCTCGACCACGGGGACGGCATGCTCGAGGCCGACCGCATCCGCGGCACCGTGACGCAGCTGTGCACGGAGGTGCTCGACGTCGTCGGGCAGGCCACCGGTCCCGGCCCGCTCACAGGGAACGCGCGGCACGCGCGGGCCGTGGCGGACCTGCAGGTCTACCTGCGCCAGCACCACGGCCACCGCGACGACGCACGCCTCGGCCGGGCCCTGCTGGAGCGCGGGGACGCTCGGGACGCGGCGCCGGTCCCCACCACCGACGGTGCGTGGGCCTGGTGA
- a CDS encoding PIG-L family deacetylase, with the protein MSFSHLDAGTSEDAWAAGGIAELPALTPPDWTPRTLLLVAVAHPDDETLGATGLIRAALRGGAGVRVLVATAGEASHPDSPTHTPEDLVRIRRGEMDHAMDALAAGTGPDGGDRREALTWTSLGLPDSGVGDHADAVREAVVAAIEEHLRAHPDGAVVLASHDPGDGHADHEAVGAVVADLAGERDLPLCAFPIWFWHWGDPADLPARRYRRLPLTDEDRAARRASLAAHASQVAPLSEAPGDEAILGPNVLAHHERPFEVHRYSGPEDADAGRAAAVFDRLYREHADPWRYLSSPYEARKRALTLAMLTRPRYGTVVEAGASIGVLTAQVAERAERVVGLEASPVAVERAAERLASLPDAEVRRAVLPGEWPADAAGADLVIASEIGYFLQPEELDAMLDRVAEDLAPGGELLLCHWRHPIQGWPLDGDTVHARVAADPRWRLHAEHTEDDFRISLHVRAAAATHAVVVVPARNEEALLPRCLAALSTAMDRWEQHHAQGSAAVVVAADGCEDATVSVAERARHADPRLHVVELGDGEGGVGRARRAAAGHARGLFPDVPAERLWLASTDADSRVPADWLLAQTTTAGEREALVLGTVDVELEAGGAGSGEGSGAAEGAAGTARHAALEAWRAAYRHGEGHPHVHGANLGLPWSLYEAAGGFPAVPEHEDVELTGAVRALGEERVIATDRARVCTSARLVGRTPGGFSGFLREAGGE; encoded by the coding sequence GTGAGCTTCTCCCACCTGGACGCCGGCACCTCCGAGGACGCCTGGGCCGCGGGGGGCATCGCCGAGCTGCCCGCCCTGACCCCGCCGGACTGGACCCCGCGCACCCTGCTGCTGGTCGCCGTCGCGCATCCCGACGACGAGACGCTCGGCGCCACCGGCCTGATCCGCGCGGCGCTGCGGGGAGGGGCCGGCGTGCGCGTGCTCGTGGCCACCGCGGGTGAGGCCTCCCACCCGGACTCGCCGACCCACACGCCGGAGGACCTCGTCCGGATCCGCCGCGGGGAGATGGACCACGCGATGGACGCGCTCGCGGCCGGCACCGGCCCGGACGGCGGGGACCGCCGCGAGGCGCTGACCTGGACCTCGCTCGGCCTGCCCGACTCCGGCGTCGGGGACCACGCGGACGCGGTGCGGGAGGCGGTCGTCGCGGCGATCGAGGAGCACCTCCGTGCGCACCCGGACGGCGCCGTCGTCCTCGCCTCCCATGACCCCGGGGACGGGCACGCGGACCACGAGGCGGTGGGCGCCGTCGTCGCGGACCTGGCCGGCGAGCGCGACCTGCCGCTGTGCGCGTTCCCCATCTGGTTCTGGCACTGGGGCGACCCCGCGGACCTGCCCGCGCGCCGCTACCGGCGGCTGCCCCTCACCGATGAGGACCGGGCGGCCCGCCGCGCCTCCCTCGCCGCGCACGCCTCCCAGGTGGCGCCGCTGTCCGAGGCGCCCGGCGACGAGGCCATCCTCGGCCCGAACGTCCTGGCCCACCACGAGCGGCCCTTCGAGGTGCACCGCTACTCCGGCCCCGAGGACGCCGACGCCGGCCGCGCCGCGGCCGTGTTCGACCGGCTGTACCGGGAGCACGCGGACCCGTGGCGGTACCTCAGCTCCCCCTACGAGGCCCGCAAGCGCGCGCTCACCCTCGCGATGCTGACCCGCCCGCGGTACGGCACCGTGGTGGAGGCGGGCGCGTCGATCGGCGTGCTCACCGCGCAGGTGGCCGAGCGGGCGGAGCGCGTGGTGGGGCTCGAGGCCTCTCCGGTGGCGGTGGAGCGGGCGGCCGAGCGGCTCGCGAGCCTGCCCGATGCCGAGGTGCGCCGCGCGGTGCTGCCGGGGGAGTGGCCCGCGGACGCGGCCGGGGCCGACCTCGTGATCGCCTCGGAGATCGGCTACTTCCTGCAGCCCGAGGAGCTGGACGCCATGCTCGACCGCGTGGCCGAGGACCTCGCCCCCGGCGGGGAGCTGCTGCTCTGCCACTGGCGCCACCCGATCCAGGGCTGGCCCCTCGACGGGGACACGGTGCACGCCCGCGTGGCCGCCGACCCGCGTTGGCGCCTGCATGCCGAGCACACCGAGGACGACTTCCGGATCAGCCTCCACGTGCGCGCGGCCGCGGCCACCCACGCCGTGGTCGTGGTGCCGGCTCGGAACGAGGAGGCCCTGCTGCCCCGCTGTCTCGCGGCGCTGAGCACGGCCATGGACCGCTGGGAGCAGCACCACGCGCAGGGCTCCGCGGCCGTCGTCGTGGCGGCGGACGGGTGCGAGGACGCCACCGTGTCGGTCGCCGAGCGCGCCCGCCACGCGGACCCGCGTCTCCACGTGGTCGAGCTCGGCGACGGCGAGGGCGGCGTCGGCCGGGCCCGCAGGGCCGCGGCGGGGCACGCGCGCGGCCTCTTCCCGGACGTGCCCGCGGAGCGCCTCTGGCTCGCCTCCACGGACGCGGACTCGCGCGTCCCCGCCGACTGGCTCCTCGCCCAGACGACGACGGCGGGCGAGCGGGAGGCCCTCGTGCTCGGGACCGTGGACGTCGAGCTGGAGGCAGGCGGCGCGGGCTCCGGTGAGGGCTCCGGAGCGGCGGAGGGCGCCGCCGGCACCGCCCGCCACGCCGCGCTCGAGGCCTGGCGGGCCGCCTACCGCCACGGCGAGGGGCACCCCCACGTGCACGGCGCCAACCTGGGCCTGCCGTGGTCCCTCTACGAGGCCGCGGGCGGCTTCCCGGCCGTCCCCGAGCACGAGGACGTGGAGCTCACCGGGGCGGTGCGGGCACTCGGTGAGGAGCGGGTGATCGCCACGGACCGCGCGCGCGTCTGCACCTCGGCCCGCCTGGTGGGCCGCACCCCCGGAGGGTTCTCCGGGTTCCTGCGGGAGGCGGGCGGGGAGTGA
- a CDS encoding DUF4190 domain-containing protein: MTEPNAQPDPHRAPASQPSWYGSGSADGANGSSAAGWPDASGTRGPETTAPGPYGRGGDGASPGAHGTAPGSYGAYGGGMPAYTYGGQPLAPGQTAGTGLSVSSMILGIVSLVGGVMLFFPPIVGVVLGHMGLKREPNGRGMAIAGLVMNYISLALLALLVVGFILLIVVMGMSMDAVYNDAVQGLDA, from the coding sequence ATGACCGAGCCGAACGCCCAGCCCGACCCGCACCGCGCTCCCGCGTCCCAGCCGAGCTGGTACGGGAGCGGTTCCGCCGACGGCGCGAACGGGTCGAGCGCCGCCGGCTGGCCGGACGCCTCCGGCACGCGTGGGCCGGAGACCACCGCGCCCGGACCGTACGGCCGGGGCGGCGACGGCGCATCCCCGGGTGCCCACGGGACCGCCCCGGGGTCCTACGGCGCGTACGGCGGCGGCATGCCCGCCTACACGTACGGCGGCCAGCCCCTCGCACCGGGGCAGACCGCGGGCACAGGGCTGTCCGTGTCCTCCATGATCCTCGGCATCGTGTCCCTGGTCGGCGGCGTCATGCTGTTCTTCCCGCCCATCGTGGGCGTGGTGCTGGGCCACATGGGCCTCAAGCGGGAGCCCAACGGCCGCGGCATGGCCATCGCGGGGCTGGTGATGAACTACATCTCCCTCGCGCTGCTGGCGCTGCTCGTCGTGGGGTTCATCCTCCTGATCGTGGTGATGGGCATGTCCATGGACGCCGTGTACAACGACGCCGTCCAGGGCCTGGACGCCTGA